The Anas acuta chromosome 1, bAnaAcu1.1, whole genome shotgun sequence genome segment GAAATATATGTTTTAGTTACAAAATCATGTTCTTTGAAAGTCTTCAACCATGCTACTACCCTGATActatttatttaacaaattaTATACTCTTTCTGAATGGCTAACTGTAAGAAAACCTTATTGAGAAAATCAGTGGTAATATAATAATGTGGTATGGCTGGTTGCTAACAGATGTCAGGATAACATAGTATGGAAAGTCAAATTATTATGAACCAAATTTCATATAGCTATCAGAATTCACACAATATAGAAGCCACCTATatgatttccagaaaaaaaaaaatgttgaaatttgTGCTGTTTTGAGCAGAACCTCAACCAGCTCTGAGCTGATAACCTCATACTGGTGGATATCTCTTACTGAAATATGACTTTATTTATAGTAATGAGTAACTCTCATGTAAAATCAGGGCTCCAGAGATTACTCATTGAAGAAATCAACCTACAGAAGTCCTCACTGGAAGAAATCCATCTCCTTGAAAGAGGAAACCAGAACCTTCTTGTGTAAGATGGTGTATTTGTGAAACAAATTCTGTGCTGTTCTGTAGCAACTGCTCACACAAAGCAGCCTTTCAGCTTCAGAGCCAGCAGATGCATCAGTGCTCATAGAACTGGTCCAAGGGCATTTTCTGTTCCAAATGCTAATGTCTGGTTAAATTGACTTACCATGGctagttaaaataatttttatgcatCTTCTCCTGATTCAGAGAATTACTGTATTTTGCTTATATGCAATGTTTCTAGCTATAGCTTTGATACAGTGATAACATAATGAAACACATTTCTGTTGCTCTCTTAAGTGTATTAGAATAATTTAAGCTATACTAATGCAAAAAGAAACCTACagaatgcaaatatatatatacacacatatatattttttgtcatgATAGTGGATCTTGCACTAGTATTAAGACTTGTATTTTCCAGTGCTTAAGCCAAGCTGTGTATCTATCTCATCTACACTGGGAAACTCATAAAGTCTCTCATGAATTTGGACCTCAATTTTCATGAGGAAATTATGCACTATCTCCTGTGATGAACACTCTTTGTTTCAACCTCAAAAATAAGCCTGCCTTGTCTAATAGAGCCAGCCTAATTCCTAGAAGCAGTGTGTGTTTTACCACGTTGTTCTTTCTAAACTCAGTGTACTTTGCACTCGACGGGGCTCATATCTGGGAAAAGCATGATGTTAAAGCAGTCAAAAAAATTCCAGCACCTGAGATGCTCAGTTGTCTGCCCACAGCATTGCCCTGCTTCCCATATACACAGCTAGAGTGTCATTTAAAGACTATATTTATCTACCTGCTACTATACAACAACTATTTCTAAATCCAATGCCAAATAACTGGCAAATAGATACCTCCTGAGGATGACTTCTCCCTTCCTTACATCTTCCCCATACTCCCACAAATATGTATCTAAGATAAAAAGGGAGACTCACAATCcagagattttcctttttctccttcacagtTTGGTCAACATAGGAATCTCACTTGGAATAGACCCTAAATGTTGATAGCAGAAATTCAGTCCTATCTGAATTGCTTTCAAAAGCCCTTTTGATCTTTCCAGCTTAAAGGGTTTTGTCTTCCAAATGCGCGATTCTAACTTTtatttgctctttatttttgctattccatattttaaaaatatgctcagtaattttccttcttgttcCTTCAGTAGCAGTCTGGAttgatatttaaacaaaaataactttctcTTTAGGGAAACAGCAGTTGCATTGTTCCTGCCCTACTGCACTGGTATTTACCTACTGATCATTGCTTCTAAATGTAAAATTGTGTGTTTTCAGTTATAAATATGAGACAGCATCACATACAGCATCTTCAGCCAACTTAACTTCAAGCATAAATCCATGTTCCCTTCGTCAAGATGTGAACAAAACCTTGTTGGAGACTTCCAAATCAGGTAAGGAACTGTAAGCACAAATACAGGAGTTAGTTTTACCTTTGGTTGCAAGTGGAGTAACTTATTACCCAATACAAGATTTCCAGTTAGGTTTCTAACCTCAGTCTCTACTTACCTGAGAACGTTACCAACACTTCAGTGCATTTTGTTCATTAAATCTGTTGAAGGAATATTCAGCAAACACAAATTACTAGGATCCAGAACCCAGCTTTCCTATGTTCTCATTTCCAAATTGTAATAAAATGACCCTAACACTGAAGGAGATGCTAAGACTGCGTGCAAAGAGATTTCTGCAGGGATTCAGTTACCCAGAACCAGGGGCTTGGGGGTTGGAAGAGATATGGGGGGTGAAGTTGCACAGAGttaactggaaatagagatcTCTATGATCCTACTTAAAATATGGAATACAGCTGTTATACATGTTGTCACAGATAAAGTCAAGCTGTGTCCCACTAATCTTCTAAAAACTTCTAGTTTTATATGACAGATAATATATTTATGATAATAtcagtctgtatttttttttcatatggaCATTTTTTCTGATGGGTGATATTTATCTGTATCTTTAGAAACCAAATAAAATGGAGGTGGAGGAAAGTGATACTAAAAGATTATTAAAAGTTATAATACAGCCTGCCATTAAACTTCCATAAGGCGAATGCTGTTAATGCCTTAAATACTAAGTTAAGATCATGTGCTGAATTTCCTCTGATTTGTCACTATTCCCCATTCAACTATTCTATTATGAAAATGTAACCTCTCATTATCTACAGATTGTGAGAAGGAACCATCATCATACATGTGGATATATATCTTACTGGGAAATATGTTACGTGGAATTGGTGAGACTCCAATAACACCACTGGGCATTTCTTATCTTGATGATTTTGCAAAGGAAGAGGATGTTCCTGTATACGTAGGTAATCTCAACATAAAGTAAACTGAGAGATTCTTAGTGTAAGAGGTTGATCATcctctgcagaagaaaacattaagcCATTGAATTTTACTAGCATTTGCTTCATTATATTTCCAGGATGTTTGCACACAATAGGCATGTTCGGACCAATGTTGGGTTTCCTGCTGGGATCTTTATGTGCCAAACTATATGTGGATGTTGGATTTGTGGATTTAGGTAAGTGAAGCAGAGGTAAAGTGAAAGTAACCTAATGCCTGTTGCCAACAGGTTCCTCTACACCAGATTTTTTATACTAACTGTATTAATTAAACTATATTTCAATTACCTAAATTATgataattttattatatacTTTGTTATaaatttctgaaagcttttaggacaaaggcagaattatacaaggaaaatattttagaatccTCCTTTAGGTTTGAAggattaaaatatacatttaattttaaacattagTACCAAGAACTCTTACAGACCAAAGTTTTTCTAAATTGGGATCTTAATAAGAGGGTTCTGTTAGCACACCAATTATCTTGTTTTGTTGGATTATCAGCTCTTTCAGCTGGGCATTTAATGTTACTTACAATTCATTTAATGTTTGCAGTAGCCTATATTCTTTTTGCCAGTTCTTTCTTatttgaatgaaaagaaaacacatgtaTGTAATCACATCCACAGAATGCTAAAGCGAGCAGGGTAATCGCCATAAGTGGTGGCTATGGCCCTACATCATATTCCCTTAAGAGGCAGGAATCACCTCTGAGATGGTGTTTCCTGGCCATTCAGTTTCCTAGGTGTTGGATAAGGACCTCTAGGTTATCCGGTGTGACACAGAATGGCACTCAAAATAAGATGCAGACAGACAGATTAAACATAACACCATTGAGGGTATCATTCCTGATGCCTTCAATGGGTGAAAGATCTCTCATTAGATAATTATCATTACCACTGAAATTCAGCCATTGCAAAAATGTAGCCATTTTAGCAGACAAAAAGTGGGAAGGTTTGTCTCATTTAAGTAACATGGTTCTGTTTCTCTTATTTCTAGGAAGCATCACTATCACTCCACAAGATTCCCGCTGGGTGGGTGCATGGTGGCTTGGTTTTTTAATAGGTGGAGTAATCAGTTTCCTAGCTGCTATTCCATTTTGCTTCCTGCCAAAGAGTCTGAAAAAGCCAGGGGAAGCTAATCATGACAAAACTTCATCTAGTCTCCTGGAAAATATGGGAGCCATCAGGAAGACACTTACTCCTGCAGAACCTAAGCCAATGAAGTGGTCAACAATGATGAAAGGCAAGTGTTTTGTATGTTGTATAAATACGGAAAGTAATTGGCACAAAGTACTGCAGAAATGTGATAgttcttcagaatattttgcCTCCCATACACTTCATTCTAAATGAGTTAGCTATCCCCAGAAAGGAAGTGTCCAATAAGTATTACGAGAAGTTAAGGAGCTTCTTCAAGAACAGCATATGACAGAGCAGAGATTGCCAATGAAAATGATAGACGATTAACATTCATTAAAACTTTCAATTAAAACCTTGAAAAATTCCATAAAATAATACTGCATATAAATAATGTGTGATGTCTCCAAGCACTCTTTTAcctgtttttaaggaaaagggagagagagagaagaggcaaAATGCATAGTAAAAGtagttattcttttttttttttttttttttttttgaggtcaATGGTCTAGtgctaaataaaattaatttattcaagCTATcagtatgagaaaaaaatggccTGGATGATAGTTAGTTCTTCGTGTTcccaaaaatgaggaaaaattccatcttttctcccaagcaacaaccacaggacaagaggaaatagCCTCCAGTTGTGCCAGGCGaggtttaggtttggattttaggaaaaaaaatcttcactgaaagggttgtgaagcattggaacaggcttcccagggaagtggctgagtcCCCATACCTGGgggtatttaaaagatgtgtggATGTAgtgctcagggacatggtttagtggtagacttggcagtgctaggttaatggttggacctgatcttagagatcttttccaacttaaatgattctgtaattctatgagGTTCTGTATGTATCACTGCCTGAGTGGAACCTATCTCTGAAAGTTTGCAATACAAATTTGAATAGTGGAAACAAAATTTCAGTATCAGGAGCTAAAGAAAACACTAGAGGGCTCCTTTGCAATATAGAAAACCAAATTATCTTTCTGATTGTCGTAGAACTCATGGAGCTCATAGAGACTCTGAAATGCGTTGCTGCCAGAGTTAAATATGGCAGGCTAAAATGCCACTTCTAATTGTGCAGTCCTTACAATAAGGGGGAAAAGGTGAAGGGAAGAGATGGCTTTCCATCATCAGAAATATTCTACTGTCTTAGTTCAGATCACAGTGGAAGATATGCCATTGGACATCTCCACAAAGGCAGTTGACACTTAGCCTTGAAACTGTGATGATATTCTTGTAAGCTAAAACAAGTCTCTGCTTCAGAAAGGagcccttttttcttctcattataGGATTCAATCCTTAATCTGCAGTTCTGTGTTCTTTTAAGGCTCTTTCTCCTTATCTCAACCTCTGGAGTTTTCAAGATCatggtttgttttcagatactCACAAGCAAATGAAGATCAGTAGGACTTGCTCTTGGACATCTAAGAGAAGCATTTTGCCCTAAATGTCATAGATTACTCACCAGTAATTAtttcatgtacatgtatatttcaAAGCCAACTCATATATCcctttctttcagatttctatacctccctgaaaaaaatattgagtaATCGAATgtactttacatttttatgttgcTCACTGTTACAGTTCAGTAGCTTTATTGGTTTCTTGACTTACAAGCCAAAGTACATGGAACAGCAATATGGACAATCTACATCTAAATCTAACTTTCTAATAGGTGAGTTACACTGTAACTGTTTATCTTGTAAAAGGTGCATGGGGAGAAGTTGTGTCATTCTGTTTCTGGGACTGAATTCCATGTAGAACAGACTGATGTAAATGGCAGTCTCTCCAAACTTGAATTAGATGAAGTCAACATATAAGCTACAGTTTTGGTGTCTATGGAACCAtaataaataattgtattatattctttatatttgtatatatgtatgtaatatTCCATTCAATTATTTATACTATATTCTATTATTATAGCAAAAGCACCCAAAATATTCAATGAATCATGTGTGGGAGCTTAAAATGCTTCAACATCTGACTGCTGGGTACCTTGCCAAGTGGAAGCAAAATGCTGTGTCAACTAGCTGGGCATACAGGGGGGTTTGAGAGTTAGACACTTCAAAATAACATACACAACCCAAGGATTAGGCTGAGCAGAAAGCCTCTTAGACTCATTATAATACAATTATAATACAAGCCAGGGACATCAGCCTGAGGACAGAGTTTGGCTCATAAGATCAGTGTTACTCTTATTTTAACATTCCCCTTCAACAATCTCTTTCAGGACTGACATCCTTACCCCCTGTTGGTATTGGGATTTTCCTAGGAGGGCTCATAATGAAAAAGTATAAAATGGGCATCATTGGAGCAACCAAATTTGCATTTAGCATGTCATTTGTGTCTTATGTCCTCACTCTCTTGCACTTTTTTGTTGGCTGTGAGAACCATGTGGTAGCAGGAATAACAGTGTCCTATGATGGGTGAGTATAAAATGAAGactatgtttttcttcatggcAGCAATAGTTCAAATAATATACTAAGATACCAAGGATAAAATGGGAACATGcttagaggaagaaaacactAACAAGTGTCATTGTCATAGTTTTGTTGGTCATCAGAGTGTCAGCCTGCCAAAGTGCAACACTTGTTGAAGTTTACTTAGAAACACATTAGCAAAATTGCATCACTACCAATGAAGGTTTTGGCTTCTGTGGAAGTGGCACTGCTGTTTCACTTAGTGCTATCTCTACACCAGAAGTAATCTTCTTGCAGAGTGCATTCAGACCCAGTAAAAAAGTGAAGTGTATGTACTGGAGCATTGGTAGCACATTCTGCACAGAGATGGAAAGACTGCCGCATCCTAGACTTTCAGACTgctgtaaattaaaatgaagcttttatgCCTACTGAAGTTGTTCTCTCCTCTCAAGATAGAACCAGGGTTTAAAAGTTACaagctattattttttcctggagtGAATAAAGATACTAGAATAGTGGGTTTGTGCAAGAACATCGTTCCAAAGGGCCCAACAAAACACTAGCGTATGCGTTGGCACTATCTCATGTCCATCTTACTAGGAGTATTTCATGGCTGGTGGGGCCCTTTCTGCATCTCCCTGGAGGCTTACCCACAGTTCATCAATTTGACAATGCAGTTCATTAATCGAGGCATACTGGttcaaagctgaaaatataGAACACGACAGGCAGGATGCCAAggattttaacattttatgGAAGCTGAGAACTAATTGTCTGCCTCTTGCCCTGTTCCCTGCAACACGTTCATTAAAAACCCAAATAGTGGCCTAGGAAATGTGTTTAGTAAGCTCTGAGATGAAAGAGATGCCAAGCACATAAGCTTAGTTAAACAAGAAAGAAGACGTGGGAAGACATCCCCCCTGTTACAGAACTCAGTTCAGGATGTCTGAAAGTAGAATCAGTATCAGCTGATCTAGAATCTAGAATCTAGAATCTAGAATCAGTAACAGCTACTTTATTTGCTATAACATTCTATGTAAATTAGTGATCACTTTAATATGAGTGTGAGTAGGATGGAATCTGAAGCAAAGAGATCAATATTGCAGAGACTCAAAATACATATCCTGGGCTTGTGAGATGGATTTCGTAACAGTGACACCGTTGTGTGTAAAGGGTTATGCTGACATCATTGTTGAATTAAAAGTTATTCTTACTCTGTCGAGTTGTTCTTACTCTGTCTCAACTTAACTTAACAAGCAAACCAATTCCATACCATGAAAATGCCATGTTTTCTGACTGCAATTCTGACTGCAAATGTGCCACCAATGTGTGGGATCCTGTATGTGGGGACAATGGACTGACATACATTTCAGCATGTCTAGCTGGGTGCACGACTTCAGTGGGACATGGAAAAAGCATGGTAAGAGCCTGCtccagcttctgtttttttactagcttattttccatttaaaatcagGATTTCAGCAGTATAATGCTTTTAAGAGAAACCAAATTTACTGGGGAACAGTCAGTAAAGTATTTATGATTTCTGGCTATGAACAGCATAGAAGACATAGACATTTCTCTGATAAGAAAAAAGCCCTAGCTCTTTGTTGTAGATACTAACTTTCATCTTTTGTGGACTGAATGTGAGAACCTAGTGATTCAGAGTGTTTATATGTTGTCTGAAGGTTGCCTGTGGTTTGCTTCTCATAAATCTCATTTTGGCTGCCCTGAAGTTTTTTAACCAGTAGTTAAATTACACTAACATGCCATAATATCTCCCGTGATACACATCACTATTGTAACAGCAGTTTAAAAGGCAAGTCTAAATGTCTGTGAGAGTGGAACTTTTGCCTACAACACAAGCCTGCCTCTGTAGAGGTTAAGGTTCATGGACCACAGTTCCCCTTACATAAGCGGATCCCCATGCCCCACAAGGCCTAATTAAAAGCTATTGCTCTTAAGCTATCTGTACACCTACTGCTGATCTTGGGCAGGGGTCTACATGAGTTGTGTCTTGACAGGTAGCTGCTTCTTACAGCTGTGAGGTACCTCTGGTGGATCAGCCTCAGCAAAGAGGGACAAGTGATCCTGGCATTTTCACAAAGTCAATTAACAGGTGGAGACAACTAGCACATTCCCTTGAACCTTGCTGCTCCCCTTCAACTGGTCTTCAGGCACACAAAGGCTGAGGACAGGTTCAGAGGTCCTGAAGGTCTTGAACATCTTCCAAAAAGTGATACTGTGTCCACTGATAAAAAGATGCTGGAACATCCCTTCCTAATCTGAGCATTtgtaggaaagaaaggaagctgCTGCCCATTGCCTCAAGAAaggcaagcaagaaaaaaacaggatgcTTAGAAGGGCTTCAGACTCTGCCTATGTCTGAAGGCAGGATTCCCCATTGTGTGAGCAATGTCCCACAAAATCCGTTTTGTGTCTTCCAGGTCTTCCATAACTGCAGCTGTCTTAAAGCCAGCAGTTCATGGTCAGGAAATAACTCTGTCACCTTGGGGCAATGTCCCAAAAGTGATGATTGTTCAAAGAAGTTTATTTATTATACAGTAATACAAGTCATAAGTGGCTTTTGTTATGCGTTGGGAGGCACACCAGCATACATGATTATGTTTAGGTAAGTAAAACTGTGCTGATGATTGAACTTTTCCAATGCAGGGATCAAAATGATTCAGAACCACTTATGCAAATTTACATATATGTTTCAGTAATCCAAGGAAAATTTTCAATTAGTAGAAAAATGTACTAGTGATAAATTTCATGGGAGTCCTGAGGGCATTATCTCACCCTAAATGAACATGAAAAAGACAATGCAAGCTCATCTCCCTTCCTCATTGCTTTGAGACATTTTTCTGAGTGTTGACTATGTTAATATTTGTAAGGAGTTGTCAGAGACTGGATATATAATGGATTCAACATCAGTGCACATATTGGACGCTTGAAGTGTGGTTCCTCATGAAACAGATGGTCATATTGCCAGATGGCTTTGTGTAGTTCTAGATGTAGTGTTGTACTGAGGAGTGTCATTCAGGTATAAAAAAGATGCTGCACAAATATTGCTACTCACTACATTTTTGTTCTAGGACAATATGGTATTTCTATCAGGTGAGGAAAATGTATGCTATGGAATCAAAGCAGCTGAGAAGCCCATTTCATTAACACTAGTATAGAGTGTgattatgattttaaaatttcaattcTCTAATTATACTTAGTGAATGGACTTCCCAGGAGATAGATATGTGATAGAAAACAATAGATTCGTTCACCTTTTTCATAGCACTTAGCATATTTTCAGCAATCGTAGGAAGCATTCTCCTTGCAAAGCTTGACTTTCTGTCATTAAGTGTTCAATCTGAGGAAATTAACAGCAATTTAATAGGCATGTCTAAACACTTGATAGGCAAATCCTTCTTATCCATCTTTCTTTCAGATGTGTTCAGCCAGAGTTGAAAGCTCTTGCAGTTGGTCTATACACACTCATTATGAGAACACTAGGTAAGTGAAATCATTCTAAGATGTTTTTTTGCATGGCTTTGAATAGCACCAATACAATCACCATTTGTGAAACATGTATACGTGAAATAGCTGAACATTCTGTGTTGTTCCTAAAGGTCCAACATACACTGCAGAGTTCATTGGTAAGTCAGCTGACAACTTTGAAAAGATTTGACCTGCTGATTAAATGGTGTTGCGCTCTAGGAGCCTGGTGTTCCAAAATGGGCAGAGTTTCTGAGAAAGTTTATATTTTATcttgaattttgaaataattctgtAAGGTTCCAAACTTGCCATTAAACCAGTGGCTAATTGAGATGCAGTGCTGCaagtaaaacacaaaataagtGCTCTAGCAGGACTCCATTCAACACCAATACAATTGTGTCCATAGCAAAGTGCTTTCTCTACACTAAAACTTCCTTTTCCTGGAATAATGTAACAAGttaaatttcatttccctttaaGCATGCAGcaatgctcctttttttttttttctttttttctttttttattttatttgagagTAGCTAATGAGATGGTTGATTAACATGCCTAGACTGGCAAGAAAatacttctctgttttcttttgttctcttctgttctctttgtTGATGGAGTAAGAATACCAGCTTTTCAGAAACTTTGAGAAATATGTGTTAAGAATCAAGCTGGATTTGCTATGAAGCCTAAAAAAATGACAGTGGCTTCCAAATTTGGGCTGTAGTCTCTGCTCAGGATTGTGATGAGACATTTGGAGACAGGAAAGCGCACTCATTTTGTCCTCTTGTACTTTCTTATTCAAACAATGGAGGGGCAGAATTTCTCCCCCATCACTTGGGACAAACAATGCCAAGCTTGGAACTTTTCTGGCAGTgggacaaataaaaataaaaataaaattaaaaacaaaaacattaaaaaaaaaagaatttatccTTTCTTATAAGCTTTTGCTTCAGCACCTCCAGAGAG includes the following:
- the LOC137841604 gene encoding solute carrier organic anion transporter family member 1C1-like isoform X1; this translates as MTVETESSNVDDSNQEAEPVQLLDDEANKNLPVKKKTTCCTGLKMFLAALSFSYFSKALSGVIMKSSITQIERRFDLPTSTVGFIDGSFEMGNLLVIAFVSYFGAKLHRPKVIAVGCFTMALGSLLTAMPHFFMGYYKYETASHTASSANLTSSINPCSLRQDVNKTLLETSKSDCEKEPSSYMWIYILLGNMLRGIGETPITPLGISYLDDFAKEEDVPVYVGCLHTIGMFGPMLGFLLGSLCAKLYVDVGFVDLGSITITPQDSRWVGAWWLGFLIGGVISFLAAIPFCFLPKSLKKPGEANHDKTSSSLLENMGAIRKTLTPAEPKPMKWSTMMKDFYTSLKKILSNRMYFTFLCCSLLQFSSFIGFLTYKPKYMEQQYGQSTSKSNFLIGLTSLPPVGIGIFLGGLIMKKYKMGIIGATKFAFSMSFVSYVLTLLHFFVGCENHVVAGITVSYDGKPIPYHENAMFSDCNSDCKCATNVWDPVCGDNGLTYISACLAGCTTSVGHGKSMVFHNCSCLKASSSWSGNNSVTLGQCPKSDDCSKKFIYYTVIQVISGFCYALGGTPAYMIMFRCVQPELKALAVGLYTLIMRTLAGIPAPVYFGALIDKTCLKWGSRSCGQRGACRLYDSNAYRYVYLGLSALLRGLSYLLAILFFTFIKKHFQNKNSRPTENGGKEDVPMNKDDNCKSKENLAGSPDAENESCI
- the LOC137841604 gene encoding solute carrier organic anion transporter family member 1C1-like isoform X2 — protein: MTVETESSNVDDSNQEAEPVQLLDDEANKNLPVKKKTTCCTGLKMFLAALSFSYFSKALSGVIMKSSITQIERRFDLPTSTVGFIDGSFEMGNLLVIAFVSYFGAKLHRPKVIAVGCFTMALGSLLTAMPHFFMGYYKYETASHTASSANLTSSINPCSLRQDVNKTLLETSKSDCEKEPSSYMWIYILLGNMLRGIGETPITPLGISYLDDFAKEEDVPVYVGCLHTIGMFGPMLGFLLGSLCAKLYVDVGFVDLGSITITPQDSRWVGAWWLGFLIGGVISFLAAIPFCFLPKSLKKPGEANHDKTSSSLLENMGAIRKTLTPAEPKPMKWSTMMKDFYTSLKKILSNRMYFTFLCCSLLQFSSFIGFLTYKPKYMEQQYGQSTSKSNFLIGLTSLPPVGIGIFLGGLIMKKYKMGIIGATKFAFSMSFVSYVLTLLHFFVGCENHVVAGITVSYDGKPIPYHENAMFSDCNSDCKCATNVWDPVCGDNGLTYISACLAGCTTSVGHGKSMVFHNCSCLKASSSWSGNNSVTLGQCPKSDDCSKKFIYYTVIQVISGFCYALGGTPAYMIMFRCVQPELKALAVGLYTLIMRTLAGIPAPVYFGALIDKTCLKWGSRSCGQRGACRLYDSNAYRLLYNIQWIQAPKSLTHLQKLN
- the LOC137841604 gene encoding solute carrier organic anion transporter family member 1C1-like isoform X3; its protein translation is MTVETESSNVDDSNQEAEPVQLLDDEANKNLPVKKKTTCCTGLKMFLAALSFSYFSKALSGVIMKSSITQIERRFDLPTSTVGFIDGSFEMGNLLVIAFVSYFGAKLHRPKVIAVGCFTMALGSLLTAMPHFFMGYYKYETASHTASSANLTSSINPCSLRQDVNKTLLETSKSDCEKEPSSYMWIYILLGNMLRGIGETPITPLGISYLDDFAKEEDVPVYVGCLHTIGMFGPMLGFLLGSLCAKLYVDVGFVDLGSITITPQDSRWVGAWWLGFLIGGVISFLAAIPFCFLPKSLKKPGEANHDKTSSSLLENMGAIRKTLTPAEPKPMKWSTMMKDFYTSLKKILSNRMYFTFLCCSLLQFSSFIGFLTYKPKYMEQQYGQSTSKSNFLIGLTSLPPVGIGIFLGGLIMKKYKMGIIGATKFAFSMSFVSYVLTLLHFFVGCENHVVAGITVSYDGKPIPYHENAMFSDCNSDCKCATNVWDPVCGDNGLTYISACLAGCTTSVGHGKSMVFHNCSCLKASSSWSGNNSVTLGQCPKSDDCSKKFIYYTVIQVISGFCYALGGTPAYMIMFRCVQPELKALAVGLYTLIMRTLAGIPAPVYFGALIDKTCLKWGSRSCGQRGACRLYDSNAYSWPLFALLIWRDGLISSTGSC